ATGGAAATGCAGGTGAATTGTTTGGGGATGTGAATGATTGTTATGGAATTTCAGTGCTGGATAACCTGGGACTGGACAGTCCTCCCGATTTTGATCTTTCTGTAAGCACTCGATCACCCTTGTCGTCGTAGGGTATGTTCGGTTCGCAGTGTAAAATTAAAATGGAACgaaagttttcatggatgagcACTGTTTGTAAAAGTTTAAAAGATGAAGTTGTTCCATGAAATTGTCCATCCTATTGTCACCATGCAACCAAACATATCATTAGCTTATATTCGAGAAGTGTCTTAGAACAGAAAATACAAAGATACCGAAATAATTTTTGTTCTGTTATAAACACATTTTGTCATAGAGTagaaatttctataaataagTTTGTGTTTTCTAATATATCTGTATTTCTGTTCTAAGACAATCATCAAATATGACCTTTGtggtttttttattatgttaacaTGCTCTCACTTATATGTGATGCAGAATTTGCAATTTTGTTCTCAAGACAATATCATTGACCTTCAATGGCTGGACAAACCATAATGTATTTGCTGAACCAAGTTGTATTTGACACCAATGCTAATCCCAGAAGAGATATCATTCATATAGTTGAATCATTTAGCTTAAGTAGGTGTAAGGTTTTCTATATGTGAACTGTTTCACTCTACCATGTTGTATCGTGAGAAGTATTGTCATTGTTTGTCTgagtttagaatttagaatttagaacgTATTGTCGTGACGAAATATTTTAACTAGTAAATAAATTGTTGTTTAATTGTAATATGATATCTCAGTTCATATTGTATTAGTTTGTCATCTGAGAATATGAATTTGTATCTATGTTAGTAAGAGTGGATTTTCTTGTCCAGTTGATATGTGTTTGTGAAACACGTTGAAGAGGATAAAAGTGCGTTTCAGTGCTTTGAACGTTGTTCTTTCATGTTTGGcaactttttttctttgaataccAACGTGATTCTGCATCCCAAAAATTCGTTTACTAGAAGCAAGAAATTATAACTTCTGCGTTTACTCAACGCAACGCACGTTTAGGTTGTTGCTAGTTATTATTGgtttttccataatttttttaaaataaatactgagaatattaaaataattattctaatttttgtgcactgtttattattttaattttttataatatgtattattgtttttattagaaatgataaattaaataaaaaattaattataaataataataaaaatataacttataAAGAATTAGaacctaaaataataataaaaataaaattattaagaatactaaaatcaaaatcaattttagtaaaaattgtcaaacataaatcatgttGCACAAACTCACTTTTATCCAAAATCAATTCTATAAAATCACTTTCATTCAAACTTCAATTTAGCCAACGtgaatccaaacacacactaagtATCTAATCATATAATAGCAGCATAATATATGTTTTTAGCCTTTTAGGAACCAAGATTTGGATTGCCTAAATGTTTCACTATTTAAAATGCTTGTAGTTGTGACAAGTAAGCACAATTTTATTGGCTCCTAATCTTAAGAAATATTTCTCTTACTGTACAATtagatttttatcttttttgttttgttttgtggtACAATTAGATTTTTATCTAATCTCCTTATTCTTCTCTATCTCATCTTATCTTATGAAAATAATCATATTTGcctattttatgataaaaataatcatatcttttaacaAATGGTTGTCCTGTTTATGTGTTAAGTAAGCATTGAAAGTGATGCAAGTTGAAGACAAGTTTGATATAGTCTTTTTTCTGTCTACatataacttaaaaattaaaatatacgaATTGAAGAATTATTAACTGAAAAAACTAGTGCATATTATCCTTTTTAAAGTTAAGAGCTTTCAAATTTAAAGCaatctaaataaaattatttattcaatttaatttaaataaaaaaattaatcaaaactaagGTGATAAATTGATAATGATAGGGTAAGATAGAGTTTAAAGTTAAACTTTATCCTAACTTTACATCCACGTTTAAGTTTCTCAATCTGAATTCTATTCGCACtttaaacaaatattatttataactaaaaaatatttttattcaaatataatatttaattcttctgaattttataatatcaaatattatttatatattattaacaaatttaattaataatttgataacATTAAATAATTGTGTAAAGGAAAACTTGGTTAAATTTCCATTCCACtcatttatcaaattattattttattcttgaatttaaaattttagttataatattttaatttgttacatatttatattttattcatatattattatttagtgaatatttattttaccaatttaaaaattatttttattttttaataataacatctttaaaaaaaattaaaaaaatcgaattagattaaattgaaaataaaataaaattgattcaattAACCATTAGCCATAGCTTTCTAAGCCCTCTCTCTCCCATACAAAAAACCTAAACCTACAATTCAAGGGCGCGTTTGGCAAAGTTTCGATTTTCCAATAGCAACGACAACTATGGAGAATTGATTCAGATTACTTCTTCTTTGAATGATATTCAAGACATGCTAGAGAATGAGAGAGAGCGATTAAACCCTGAAAGAACAGCGAAgaagagtgagtgagtgagtgactACTGAATAGTGAATATTGGCATATACTTTAACTGTTAACTGATTCAACCACCACCTTCGATTCTTCGATTCATCAATGTTTGCTGCTAGGAATCTGCAGAAGCATTGCTTCAAGTCGCTACCCTCTCTCCTTCAACTTCATCCCAATCTCTACAAGTATGTCTTTCTTCTCTAATTctctgtttttttgtttttggatttaaataatGAAATTCCATCTATACCCAATTCTGTTTCAATTCAAAGTTTATAGCTTTGGCTGAAATGAGTGTGATTTCTTTGTTACTCTCTTCCAACTTTAGATGTTTAGCAACAGTAGCTTTTTCTTGCCGTaggtttgaatttgattggGGATCCCTTTTGTTTTCAATCCCACCAGTGACCGAGGTCTGTGTGTATTGTATAGTATGAACAAGAAATTGAATTTCTTTGTTGTTAATTTAATAGTGTTTCTAGTTTTCTGTTAGCATAGAGATGCTATTTTACCATTTGTCAAGATTCCTTTGtgattctgattttttttttccttttctttttctgttcagAAATGCTGTAACTTTAGAACATGCACAGCTGCACATATCAACCAACATTATTCAAGTTCAACCACATGATGAAGTTACTTCGAAGTATTCATCTTTTAAGACATTCAATCTTTTGAATGGATCATCGCGGGCAATGTCAACGAAAGGAAGGAGTATGAGAAGCAAGGTGGAAAGGCGAATGCAGAAGGAGTCTGGTAAAACATTAAGGGAGATTCGGAGAGCTAAGAAACTGAAGAAGAAACTAATGACTGAGGAGGAGAGGCTCATTTACAATCTCAAAAGGGTAAGTTCTCGAGTCCTTCTTTTAAGCAGTTCGAAAATCGAAATAGCTGTTTGTACTTGACTATTTACTTCATGCTAAGTTCATGTAATGATGTTGTAATAGTTGGCATAAAGGATTTGCATTTGTTGGTGTGGTTGCTATCGGTAAATAGAATTTTGTTCTAATTGCTCATTAAGATTGAATGACTTTATTTGAATTGGTAAAAGGAATTGTGTTATATGTTATACCGATAATGCCTGAACTTAGATGTCTGTGGGAAACGGGGTAAGCTCAAATGTTTCTCTAAGACAGTATGTAGCATTTAAGGTTGCTGTTGTTTCTTGATCgaagaaaatagaaattgatTATTTGGTATCGgctttaagtttcatttaagtcaTTTCTTTGATAGATTTTACGTCTACATTGTAGATTGCTCATTTGAACTAACGTTCGGTCAATATTGTTGTGTCGCTTGTTATATGTTAAATCTATATTGACTTACTTTTCAACTAGTGCAGGCCAAGAAAAAAGTGGCATTGCTACTACAAAAGCTCAAGAAATATGAACTACCGGACCTGCCTCCCCCCCGGCATGATCCAGAGCTCTTAACACCTGAACAGCTTCAggcatttaaaaaaattggattcAAGAATAAGAATTATGTTCCAGTTGGTGTCCGTGGAGTCTTTGGAGGAGTTGTTCAAAATATGCACATGCATTGGAAGTTTCATGAGACTGTGCAAGTTTGTTGCGACAACTTTCCCAAGgaaaaaatcaaagagatgGCCTCAATGCTGGCAAGATTGAGTGGTGGGATTGTGATTAATGTTCACAATGTGAAAACAATCATCATGTTCCGTGGTAGAAATTATCGTCAACCTAAAAATTTAATACCTGTTAACACCCTTACAAAGAGGAAGGTGAGCTTCACATTGTTATATTCCTCGTTGTACTTTATAACATCTTTCTTGATGCCAATATTGAAAAATCCAATTTACTCCCCTGAACTTTATTCATATGCAGCTTTGAGGGTAAATTGCGTGAGTCAAAGTTCAAGGGGATAAATATATTGCACTTTTCccttatcattattatttatcttcttttaataaaaaataaaaagaaatcttTCTTTTGCTCCCTAGTAGCTGATATAGGAAGAAATTAATGTTGGAGGAGGTAATGTAGTATTTCCTAATTCCTATTGTATGCAGGCTCTATTCAAGGCAAGATTTGAGCAAGCTCTCGAATCTCAGAAGTTAAACATAAAGAAATTAGAACAGCAGCTCCGGCGGATGGGAGTAAATCCCGAGGATCCGGCTGCCATGGCTAGCATCCAGAGAGTTGCTTCCACGTTTTTCAATGCCATTGACAAGAAAGAGGGAAGCCCTTATGTCTTCAAAGAAGGCAAGGCATCACTAATTGAGCCTCCCGAAAGTTTGGAAGAGCCGGAGCCTGCCGATGATAGTGATCAAGAAGAGTTAGATCGGTTCATTGCTGAGATAGAGGATGCAGCAGATAAAGAATACGAAGCTGAAGAAGCGAAAGAGAATGAAGAGATGGGCAGGATTAGATATTGGAACAGAGAAGAGTATAGTGGGAGATTCAGAAGATTGGATGCTTCTAGAAATGATGACTATGACAATGAGGGTAGAGGCTCAAGGGTTCGGCAGAAAACACATTCCAAGCATCGAGTCACTGATAGTGAAGATGAAGACAACACTCATTCTGATGACAACAGCGTTGATGATTGGCAATCAAGTAATATCTCTGATGCTAGTGATCTCGACGGAGATTCTGACTCTTACGGCCGGTTAGAAGCTAGGCCTAGGTTCAAGGGAAACAGGGTAGATAGAGGGAAGCAGAATAATACCGGTGCATATAGCTCCAGAACTAGAGAAAGCTCAAATAGGCAGAGTGAGGGTAAATTTAAGAGGAATATAGCCACAGAAGATTCTGAATCAGAAAGTATGTTCAGTGATGTCGAGAATGCAATGTGGGAGTCCGACGGGGAAGAAAACGACACGGCAAGACAGTTCGGGGAAGACTACAAGAGCCGCAGCAGTGACGATGAGTAATCACATCAAATCAAGAGCGACAAAAGGAATGGTAAGTAGGGTCAAGAGGGTAAGGTCAGTGATTCTTCTGGCTATCATAATGCACTAAAGAGTGCACTTGGTGACTCAGAAGATTGGATGTTGAATTCAGATGTTGAAAAAGACACAAGAGTATCTAGAGCTGATACTAATAGTGAAAAAAAAGTAATGTTGCTAAGAAAGATAACAAAATAACACCATAAAATGCAACATCATTGATCATTGATTTCATTGATAACATAAAGAATGTATTAGGCACATAAATGTCCCAGTCATTCTGGTGATTTCTTGTTAGACCCAATTTTTAGCTAGAAATATTTTGTATACTTATTTTCTCTGGTATACTTATTTTTTACTCTCCAGTATGAAACTCAGGAGTATTGTGAATCTATTATGCGGTGACATATCAaatatttgatgattttgttgaAGAAGATTTAAACCTTAGGAAATATTTCACTTAGGATTGCTAATTGTTgagtttatttaataattttgaaaagaaaaattttaaacatttttttccaTACAAAATAAATGTGTTTAGATAGATAAATTATGGGGTAATTTACCCTTTTAAATAAATTGGCCATCAATATTACCAAAAAAAGAATGTTAGGGGTCtagcaacttttgtgatttgtagccaTTAAATAGTCATTAATGATGATCTAACgatgtgagattggtgtgagatttcatccaatgattcacttttctttactggttacatgctggccagaatttaataaaattgttggctcGTAGACTTTTCCATTACGAAAATACATATTTTGCAAAATAAATActgaaaaacattttttcataaattatgtAAATCGCAAACAGATGTATCACATAATCTGCAGTAGAGGGGTAGAGGTGTCGTGGTGCATAGACCGCTACAGGGGTGTCGCGGTTTATGCTTTGTCAACTTTGCCTATAAATACCAAGATAGGAAGTGGATATTAGAGGAGAATCATTTTCATTCTTGGATCTAAATACATTTCAATTGAATTAAATCATTAAATGatgctttttttgttttgattttgaatGGCACATAATGTATTAGTAAAGtgaaaaatattgatattattgtttatttaaattattttttattaatttaataacgataataattaattatagtagAGTATATAAAGAGTATATCATGttaattacaaaatattttttagtaaaaataaaaagctaaaaaaatattttgtggaTAATTTGATGTACTTCTTATGtacttttattataattaattactatcaatattaaataaataaaaaaataatataaataacattattatatttattattgctTTGGACtaataaataatgaatataaTAATTAGATGGCCAAAGATTATTGATGAATAATTACATGTTCATTGATGTCGAGAATGCAACGTGGGAGTCCGACGGGGAAGAAAATGACACGGAAGACAGTTCGGGAAAGACTACAAGAGCCGCAGC
The Arachis duranensis cultivar V14167 chromosome 5, aradu.V14167.gnm2.J7QH, whole genome shotgun sequence genome window above contains:
- the LOC107489998 gene encoding CRM-domain containing factor CFM9, mitochondrial isoform X1, encoding MFAARNLQKHCFKSLPSLLQLHPNLYKNAVTLEHAQLHISTNIIQVQPHDEVTSKYSSFKTFNLLNGSSRAMSTKGRSMRSKVERRMQKESGKTLREIRRAKKLKKKLMTEEERLIYNLKRAKKKVALLLQKLKKYELPDLPPPRHDPELLTPEQLQAFKKIGFKNKNYVPVGVRGVFGGVVQNMHMHWKFHETVQVCCDNFPKEKIKEMASMLARLSGGIVINVHNVKTIIMFRGRNYRQPKNLIPVNTLTKRKALFKARFEQALESQKLNIKKLEQQLRRMGVNPEDPAAMASIQRVASTFFNAIDKKEGSPYVFKEGKASLIEPPESLEEPEPADDSDQEELDRFIAEIEDAADKEYEAEEAKENEEMGRIRYWNREEYSGRFRRLDASRNDDYDNEGRGSRVRQKTHSKHRVTDSEDEDNTHSDDNSVDDWQSSNISDASDLDGDSDSYGRLEARPRFKGNRVDRGKQNNTGAYSSRTRESSNRQSEGKFKRNIATEDSESESMFSDVENAMWESDGEENDTARQFGEDYKSRSSDDE
- the LOC107489998 gene encoding CRM-domain containing factor CFM9, mitochondrial isoform X2, whose translation is MSTKGRSMRSKVERRMQKESGKTLREIRRAKKLKKKLMTEEERLIYNLKRAKKKVALLLQKLKKYELPDLPPPRHDPELLTPEQLQAFKKIGFKNKNYVPVGVRGVFGGVVQNMHMHWKFHETVQVCCDNFPKEKIKEMASMLARLSGGIVINVHNVKTIIMFRGRNYRQPKNLIPVNTLTKRKALFKARFEQALESQKLNIKKLEQQLRRMGVNPEDPAAMASIQRVASTFFNAIDKKEGSPYVFKEGKASLIEPPESLEEPEPADDSDQEELDRFIAEIEDAADKEYEAEEAKENEEMGRIRYWNREEYSGRFRRLDASRNDDYDNEGRGSRVRQKTHSKHRVTDSEDEDNTHSDDNSVDDWQSSNISDASDLDGDSDSYGRLEARPRFKGNRVDRGKQNNTGAYSSRTRESSNRQSEGKFKRNIATEDSESESMFSDVENAMWESDGEENDTARQFGEDYKSRSSDDE